The DNA sequence TGAATACCAAAACGGTCGGTTTGTTGGCAGCCCCAATCTCGGTCAGGGTTTTGCCCACCACCTCAATATGTTCTTCAAAAGATTCATGGGAGATGTCTACCACGTGGATCAACACGTCAGCTTCGCGAATTTCATCCAAAGTGGATTTGAAACACTCGATCAGGGTTGTCGGTAACTTTCTGATAAACCCAACAGTATCGGTCAGCAGGAAAGGAATACGATCGATGACCACCTTTCTTACGGTGGAATCAACGGTGGCAAACAGTTTGTTTTCTGCAAATACATCGGCCTTGGCAATGGCCTTCATCAAAGTGGATTTCCCCACGTTGGTATAACCTACCAGGGCAGCACGCACCATGCGGTCGCGATTTTGTCGGCGGGTGTTAGACTGTCGGTCAATTTTATCCAGCTTTTCTTTCAGAATACTGATTCGGTGTTTAATGATCCGGCGGTCAGTTTCAAGCTCTGTTTCCCCAGGTCCACGCATACCCACACCACCTTTTTGTTTCTGAAGGTGCGTCCACATTCGGGTCAGTCGAGGCAATACATACTGGTACTGCGCCAACTCTACCTGCACTTTGGCTTGCGCCGTTTTTGCACGATCCGAGAAGATGTTCAGGATCAGCAGGCTTCGGTCAAGGATTTTACACTCAAAATGAGTTTCCAGGTTCCGTACCTGTGAAGGGGAAAGGTCATCATCAAAAATGACCATATCGATATCATATGCAGTAACATAGGCCTTGATGTCCTCAAGCTTACCCGATCCTACATAAGTTTTGTTGTCAGGGTGTTCTAAGTTCTGTGTGAATTTTGCCTTGGTGATTGCCCCTGCGGTAGTAGCCAGGAAATCCAGCTCAGCAAGGTATTCTTCCGTTTTTTCAGGACGCTGCTGTTGTGTGGATACTGCCACCAAGACGGCAGTTTCAATCTTGGCACTTGTAGTTATTGATTCTGTTTTCATACACGATATAAATACTTCCGGCACCCAAAAGCCGGGAGTATGGTCATGAAACGCCCCGAAAGCGACGCTTCTTATTTTATTTTTCTTTTAATTGGTCGATATATTGCGCGACCTGTGAAATCTCTTTCGGTGATAAAACATCCTTGAAAGCATTCATATTGCCTTTTCCGTTGGCAATAATCTCGGTGCGTTCTTCCATGGTCATGGTCGTTGTACTGAGGTCTGAAGCCTGGTACATTCCTTTTTTTCCATCGGTGCCATGGCAAGAGCCACATGCGGCTTTTCTGTACACACTTTTGCCAGGATTTACCTTAGCAACTGTTTTCTGAGGCGTTTTGATCGTTGTTTCCGCTTTTTTTTCATTGCCACCACAGGCCCACAGCCCGACCGACAATAATGCAAAGATAACTAAAAGATTGTTTTTCATGATCAAAGGGGTGAAAATAGCACAGGGTAAAGCTGTTTGGCCTTACCCTGTGATGAATTTTTATTTGATAATCTTAAGCGCCCACGGCTCCGTAATGGAAAAGCATATACAGGAGCAACAAAGCAAATGCTGCTGCTGAAATACCTGCGAGCGCAATATTTTTCTTTCTGAAACCAATAATGCCAAGTGGGGTACCCACAAGCACAATGGCTAATTTAAGCATGAACAAAGGTTCGCCGAGTAATCCGGAGGCCATCCAGAGGAATAAGCCTGTGGCCAGTACAAGGAAACCGAGGATCATGTCGGCGATTTTCGTTTTCGCACGGAGAATATCCACCTTTGCAGGTGCGGCAATCATCATGATGAATTTAAAAACAATCCATAGGGTGAATAAAATAACTACCGTGGTGTGCAGGTGCTTGATACCAGTGAGCATAATTTTTGGGTATTTGTTGAGGTTATGGTTTGATTGAATGACCCATTTTGAAAATAGGTACACAAATATATGACAATCCTGTGAAATACCGCTTATGCCCCTCAAATTCCTAATTCAAGCGGGCAATATTTTTAGGGCGTTGCTTTGTGCTCAGAAAGGAAGCTCAAGGCCATATTATTGAAATAATTTGGCGCCTCTACATTACACACATGTCCGCAATTATCGATGATCTGCAGAAAAGCGGAATGGTGTTTTTGTGCCATTTCTTTCACGGGCTTGAGGAACATATGATCCTCTGCCCCCATAATATAAAGCGTTGGGGTGGCAATTTCCTTTTCCTTGAAAAATTTCAGCAATGGGTTGACGTCATTGGTGAGTTTGAACCATCGTAAAAATTCCTTCTGTGCGATTTTTTTCGCTTCGCGGATAAAAATATAACGACTTTTCTCGTGGTTCTTTTTCGGCATGATGATGAAGGCCATCAGGCGGTAGAGCCACATATATGGTACAAACTGTTTGGTCAGTTCAGCCATTTTGATCAAAATTCTGCTGCTGATTTTCAGGCGGGTAATCGCCCCACCAAGAATCATAGACTGCACCATGTCGCTTCTTAATTCTGCAATGGTACGAATGATGATCGTCCCGAGCGATATGCCTACAAAATGTGCTTTGGGGATTTTCAGGTATTCCAAAAGGTAGATCACATCCTTTGCGATAGACTCAAAAGTATAAGGCCCTTCGATCAGGTCCTTAATCATGTTCTGAGATTCCCCATGCCCCCGAAGGTCGAGCAGTAAAACGTTGTATGCTGCTTTGAAATCTTCAAGCTGCTTGGCCCAGATACGGGAACTGCCACCAGCACCATGGACAAAGACCACCCAGTCGCAATCCTGCGATTTGATGAAAGTATGGTGATGTAGCAATGGTTGACTTATATTTTTGATCATTATTTTCAATCCTCAATGGTGTAAAAAAGGCTCTTGTGAACCTATTTTGAAAACGGTTTGTTCAATCAAAAGTCAAAAGGAGTAAGTTATGCTTTGGTGAATTTATCAGTGAAAATGAATAAATTCTGTTGCAATAGCGACTAATGTGCCCAATCCCATGGCACCGAAGCCTTTCCATGAGCGGTGTTCTTTGCCGGAGTTTTCAAAAAAGATGGTGCAGGAGATATGCAGAAAACTCCCCGTAACGAGTGCCGAGATCCATTCGAGCTGCGTATGATCGATCCAGGAAGAGTCGCCAATCCAGTGGGTAATCAGTACGCCTAAAGGGGAGGCAAGCGCAAAGATGGCCAGGGTGAACAGGGTGTTTTTTTGCATGGTTTTTCCGTGGTTCAGCATGGCGGTTAAAGCAAATGCTGCGGGCACTTTGTGCAGCAGGATGCCCAACAGCAGGTTGTTGCCATGGAAATGCCCATGAATAAGCTCATGGCCGTTGAGGGCGCCGTGGCCAAGCATTGCCCCTTCAAGCAGGGAATGGGTGCCCAGGCCGATCAGCAATACCAGCGGGCTCAGGTTACCGTGCTGATGATCGTTGTGGGCGTGGAAGTGCCCATGTTCAATGCCTCCAGAGAGTTTTTCGAGCACTACCTGAAAGAAAAAACCACATAGAATGATCAGCCCAAGGATGCTTTTTTCGTGCATGGAGTCTGCATGAATATGATCGCTGTGGAATAATTCAGGGATTTGATGTACAAGGGTAAGCGCGAATAGATAACCTCCTGCAAAATTAAGAATTGCGCGGAAGTCGGGTTTATATTTTTTTGAGATCCACGGTTGCAGCAAGCCTGCGAGTATCGTGGCAAAAAATAAGATAGCTAAGGTTAGCCACATAGGGTGTTTATTTATAATTTTTATTTATGCAATAATGTGGCAAGTTAAGACAAATTCCGTAGCACAAAAATAGCAACACCAATATTTCCTTTAAAAAAGAAATGCCCATCCTGAACCGGACGGGCATTGTAATTATTTTTTGGCGACGAAAATCATTCGGTCAGAAATCCTTTCATCGTAATCGTTCAGTTGGTAATCTCCGTAAACGGCCTCGACGGTCAGTCCTGCAGCTTCAAAATATTGGATGAAATCCTCCTTTCGGATCGCCTTGACCCGTTCCTGAAAGTGGAAAGGCCTGTTTTCATCTTCAAACCAAATATCCTTCACTATATAGCCGTCATCACTGAGGGCGCGGGTAATGCTGAAATCAATATTTTCAACAGTTTTACGTTCTTTAGGGACCAATCCCTGAATCACTTTTTCAGGATTCAGAAAGTCCAGTACAAATTTCCCACCTTTCTTGAGGCCTTCTGCGGCACGGCAAATGGCCTGTTTGTTTTCATCCTCCTGGGCAAAATAACCGAAAGAGGTAAACAGGTTCAGGATAAAATCAAAACTGCCTTTGCCCTGTTCAAATACATTTCGCATATCATGAATGTAAAACTGCAATGAACTGTTGGCGCTTTGTCGGGCAGCCTCAATATTCTGTGCCGAAAGGTCGAGCCCAACCACATGGTAACCTTTTTTATTCAGGAAAATACTGTGTCGCCCTTTACCACAGGCAAGGTCCATGATTTTAGCGTCGGGTGCAAAAGCGAGCTTGTCAGCCAAAACACTGATAAACTTCTGAGCCTCCACATAATCACGGTCTTTGTAAAGGATATGATAATATGGGGAGTCAAACCATTCACCAAACCATTCTTTTTTATTCATCATTGTAGGTTGTTTTTCTATTTGAAGGTTTCAGGAATTAAGATTTACGGATATTAATCATTGATTGCTCTGCTTTTTTAGTCGCATAAACCTTCAATTTACCATTTTCATCCGAATAAATCAGGTAGGCATCCAACTCAGGGTGCTGTTGCAATACCGTTTTGGCTTTCTCAACGCCCATCACCATAAAGGCCGTTGCATAAGCGTCGGCAATCATGCAATTTGGTGCCAATACCGTGGCACTGAGTATGCTATGCTGAACAGGGTAACCCGACTTGGGATCAATGGTGTGAGCATATTTCTTGCCATTTTCAATATAATAATTGCGGTAGTTTCCGCTGGTTGCCATGCCACGGTCCTGAACCTGAATGGCCGCAAAAAGCTGTCGGCCACCACCACGGGCTTTCAGTTCATCGGCAGTCAGTGGTTCGTCAATGCCAATCACCCACGCCTGATTTTTATCGCTGATGCCGTAGCAATCCACCTCGCCGCCAATTTCAACCATGATATTATCGATGCCCTGTGCGCGGATATAATCAGTTACCACATCCACACCATAGCCTTTGGCCAGTGCACTGAAGTCCAGCTGTACTTCTGGTCTGGATTTTTGGGCTGCCAGGCTGTCAAAACTGATGGATTTAAAATCTACCAGTGCTTTCAGGCTGTCCACCTTATGGGGAGTCATTTCATCCTTTTTGCCTGGCCCAAAACCCCATGCTTTCACCAGTGGTAGTACTGTTGGGTCAAAGGCGCCATCGGTAGCCTCATAAACTTGTTTGGAGGTTTTCAGTACCTGATAAAAATAAGGGCTTTGGTAAGTGAGTCCATGATTTTTATTGAAAACTGAAATTTCTGAAGTGGGAATATAAGTAGACTGGGACTGATTGAAAGCCACCAAAAGCGAATCGACTTGTGTTTTAAAGTTGCGTCCCTGTGGGTCAATATATTTGATATGGTAATAAGTACCCATGGTCTCGCCTTCAAGGTACACCATGTTTTTGGTGTGCTCAGAAACATTTTGCTGGTGCTGATGATCTCGGTATAAATGAACCGCCCACATCAATAAAAGCAAGATGGCTGGGTAAATGAAGCTCTTTAGGTTTAATTTCGGTCTTGATTGCTGACTCATTTGATCAATAGGTTTATTTCTTTTGACAAATAAAAGGGTATTTGCGAAATAATCCCACTATTGATTACTTTTGCCTGTTCTTGCAGGAAGTATTGTGATCTTTTTGTTAAAATTTCGCTTCTTATTGCAAATAATTGCCTTCAATAATAAACCTTAGACCTTATGCGTGAGGATTATTTAAATGGGGAGGATGATAATCTGAGCCCCAAAGAAAAAGAGTTTGAAAAGGCGTTGCGCCCCTTGAGTTTTGATGACTTTACTGGACAGGAGAAAGTACTCGATAACCTAAAGGTGTTTGTTGGTGCTGCCAAAAAGCGGAATGAACCCCTGGATCACGTCTTGTTACATGGCCCTCCAGGCTTGGGGAAAACGACCCTTTCACATATTATCGCCAATGAGTTGGGTTCCGAAATCAAGGTAACCTCTGGCCCTGTATTGGATAAACCTTCCGATTTGGCGGGCCTGCTTACCAACCTCGAGGAGCATGATGTGCTGTTTATTGATGAAATTCACCGCCTGAATCCTGTGGTGGAGGAGTACCTTTATTCGGCCATGGAAGATTACAAAATCGATATTATGCTCGACAGTGGGCCTAATGCGAGAACAGTACAAATTGGGCTGAACCCTTTTACGATGATTGGCGCAACGACTCGGTCGGGATTGCTGACTGCTCCTTTGCGTGCGCGTTTCGGGATTACGGCTCGTTTGCAATATTACGATGCGCAGTTGCTGACACACATTGTGCGTCGTTCTGCGGAATTGCTTGGCACCCCAATTGATGAGGACGGCGCTTACGAAATTGCCCGCAGGAGTCGGGGAACGCCACGTATTGCCAATAATCTACTGCGGAGAACGCGTGATTTTGCTGATGTGAAGGGGGATGGATCCATTACGATTGCCATTGCACAAATGGCGCTTGAAGCCCTTGATGTGGATCATAACGGGCTCGATGAAATGGATAACCGCATCTTGTCGACAATCATTGAAAAGTTCAAAGGCGGGCCAGTGGGTATCAGTACCATCGCTACTGCGGTCAGTGAAGAGGCCGAAACGATCGAAGAAGTTTATGAACCTTTCCTGATTCAGGAAGGATACATCAAAAGAACAGCAAGAGGTCGGGAATGTACGCTTTTGGCTTACGATCATTTGGGCATAAACCCACAACAGGATACCAGAAGCTTGGGCTCCCTGTTTGATTGATTTGTGAAGGATTTTGTCCACAGATTATTTTATGAGTTGCAATATGAACTGTTTTTAGGGACATGAACCTAAAGCAAAATAAAAAATCATGATCATCCTTTAAGTCAAGGTAATCATGGTCAAAAAATAATCACTAATTATAGGCTATTGCCTACGACCTAACCGAATCAACCTGTGAAGGAAAAACAATCACAGTAATCATCAGAATGAACGCAACAGCAATAAGGAACAACACCCAATTTCTCAAAGCCGAGGCCAAGCGCCTGGGCTTTGATTTTGTTGGTGTATCGAAAGCGGAGTATTTGGAGGAGGACGCCCCTTTGCTGGAGCAGTGGCTGAAAAATGATTATCAGGGGAAAATGCAATACCTGGAAAATCATTTTGACAAAAGGCTGGATCCGCGAAAGCTCGTCGAGGGGGCAAAGTCAGTCGTTTCGCTGGTCTATAATTATTACCCCGAGGAAGATTTAGCTAAAGACGGAGAATATAAATTTGCCAAATACGCCTACGGCAAAGATTATCATTTTGTGGTTAAGGATCGGCTGAAGGAATTGATGCAATCTTTGAATGATGAAATTGGTGAGATTGACGGCCGTATCTTCGTGGATTCCGCACCTGTTATGGAGCGAAGCTGGGCCAAAAAAAGTGGCTTGGGCTGGATCGGGAAGCATTCTCTGTTGATCAATAAACAACAGGGGAGTTTTTTCTTTTTAGCGGAACTGATCATAGACCTTGAGCTGGAACCTGATCTGCCCTATGCGAAAGATTTTTGCGGCACCTGTACCAAGTGTATCGATGCCTGTCCGACGGAAGCAATTGTTGCGCCTCAGGTGGTGGATGGCAGTAAGTGTATTTCCTACCTGACCATCGAGTTGAAGGATCAATTGCCGAACAGCTTTAAAGGGCAGATGGATCAATGGGTGTTTGGTTGCGATGTTTGTCAGGATGTTTGCCCCTGGAACCGATTTTCTAAACCGCACCGTGAGCCTGAATTTGCACCTCATCCCGCTTTGGGAAAGATGCAGAACCGAGAGTGGGAGGAATTGACACAGGAAGTTTTCAGTGAAATTTTCCGTAAATCTGCCGTAAAACGGACCAAATTAGCAGGCTTAAAACGAAACATTATCTTCGCCAAGGAGTA is a window from the Persicobacter psychrovividus genome containing:
- the hflX gene encoding GTPase HflX; this translates as MKTESITTSAKIETAVLVAVSTQQQRPEKTEEYLAELDFLATTAGAITKAKFTQNLEHPDNKTYVGSGKLEDIKAYVTAYDIDMVIFDDDLSPSQVRNLETHFECKILDRSLLILNIFSDRAKTAQAKVQVELAQYQYVLPRLTRMWTHLQKQKGGVGMRGPGETELETDRRIIKHRISILKEKLDKIDRQSNTRRQNRDRMVRAALVGYTNVGKSTLMKAIAKADVFAENKLFATVDSTVRKVVIDRIPFLLTDTVGFIRKLPTTLIECFKSTLDEIREADVLIHVVDISHESFEEHIEVVGKTLTEIGAANKPTVLVFNKIDLYEKQLRREEHERRRLEELGQAPDYEEEETEDLITRLKRTYHGKDEHTTVFISASKKKNIDEFKKEVLRKVREKHFEIFPNYKKEEWEWGGNFDLSTDGSEEID
- a CDS encoding cytochrome c, which encodes MKNNLLVIFALLSVGLWACGGNEKKAETTIKTPQKTVAKVNPGKSVYRKAACGSCHGTDGKKGMYQASDLSTTTMTMEERTEIIANGKGNMNAFKDVLSPKEISQVAQYIDQLKEK
- a CDS encoding alpha/beta hydrolase is translated as MIKNISQPLLHHHTFIKSQDCDWVVFVHGAGGSSRIWAKQLEDFKAAYNVLLLDLRGHGESQNMIKDLIEGPYTFESIAKDVIYLLEYLKIPKAHFVGISLGTIIIRTIAELRSDMVQSMILGGAITRLKISSRILIKMAELTKQFVPYMWLYRLMAFIIMPKKNHEKSRYIFIREAKKIAQKEFLRWFKLTNDVNPLLKFFKEKEIATPTLYIMGAEDHMFLKPVKEMAQKHHSAFLQIIDNCGHVCNVEAPNYFNNMALSFLSEHKATP
- a CDS encoding ZIP family metal transporter → MWLTLAILFFATILAGLLQPWISKKYKPDFRAILNFAGGYLFALTLVHQIPELFHSDHIHADSMHEKSILGLIILCGFFFQVVLEKLSGGIEHGHFHAHNDHQHGNLSPLVLLIGLGTHSLLEGAMLGHGALNGHELIHGHFHGNNLLLGILLHKVPAAFALTAMLNHGKTMQKNTLFTLAIFALASPLGVLITHWIGDSSWIDHTQLEWISALVTGSFLHISCTIFFENSGKEHRSWKGFGAMGLGTLVAIATEFIHFH
- a CDS encoding class I SAM-dependent methyltransferase, which encodes MMNKKEWFGEWFDSPYYHILYKDRDYVEAQKFISVLADKLAFAPDAKIMDLACGKGRHSIFLNKKGYHVVGLDLSAQNIEAARQSANSSLQFYIHDMRNVFEQGKGSFDFILNLFTSFGYFAQEDENKQAICRAAEGLKKGGKFVLDFLNPEKVIQGLVPKERKTVENIDFSITRALSDDGYIVKDIWFEDENRPFHFQERVKAIRKEDFIQYFEAAGLTVEAVYGDYQLNDYDERISDRMIFVAKK
- a CDS encoding FAD:protein FMN transferase, which translates into the protein MSQQSRPKLNLKSFIYPAILLLLMWAVHLYRDHQHQQNVSEHTKNMVYLEGETMGTYYHIKYIDPQGRNFKTQVDSLLVAFNQSQSTYIPTSEISVFNKNHGLTYQSPYFYQVLKTSKQVYEATDGAFDPTVLPLVKAWGFGPGKKDEMTPHKVDSLKALVDFKSISFDSLAAQKSRPEVQLDFSALAKGYGVDVVTDYIRAQGIDNIMVEIGGEVDCYGISDKNQAWVIGIDEPLTADELKARGGGRQLFAAIQVQDRGMATSGNYRNYYIENGKKYAHTIDPKSGYPVQHSILSATVLAPNCMIADAYATAFMVMGVEKAKTVLQQHPELDAYLIYSDENGKLKVYATKKAEQSMINIRKS
- the ruvB gene encoding Holliday junction branch migration DNA helicase RuvB, which encodes MREDYLNGEDDNLSPKEKEFEKALRPLSFDDFTGQEKVLDNLKVFVGAAKKRNEPLDHVLLHGPPGLGKTTLSHIIANELGSEIKVTSGPVLDKPSDLAGLLTNLEEHDVLFIDEIHRLNPVVEEYLYSAMEDYKIDIMLDSGPNARTVQIGLNPFTMIGATTRSGLLTAPLRARFGITARLQYYDAQLLTHIVRRSAELLGTPIDEDGAYEIARRSRGTPRIANNLLRRTRDFADVKGDGSITIAIAQMALEALDVDHNGLDEMDNRILSTIIEKFKGGPVGISTIATAVSEEAETIEEVYEPFLIQEGYIKRTARGRECTLLAYDHLGINPQQDTRSLGSLFD
- the queG gene encoding tRNA epoxyqueuosine(34) reductase QueG, with translation MNATAIRNNTQFLKAEAKRLGFDFVGVSKAEYLEEDAPLLEQWLKNDYQGKMQYLENHFDKRLDPRKLVEGAKSVVSLVYNYYPEEDLAKDGEYKFAKYAYGKDYHFVVKDRLKELMQSLNDEIGEIDGRIFVDSAPVMERSWAKKSGLGWIGKHSLLINKQQGSFFFLAELIIDLELEPDLPYAKDFCGTCTKCIDACPTEAIVAPQVVDGSKCISYLTIELKDQLPNSFKGQMDQWVFGCDVCQDVCPWNRFSKPHREPEFAPHPALGKMQNREWEELTQEVFSEIFRKSAVKRTKLAGLKRNIIFAKE